From the Desulfosarcina sp. BuS5 genome, one window contains:
- the pilQ gene encoding type IV pilus secretin PilQ yields MKKYYIFKKILSGLAVFFICSALFSGCAGTGKEKNDLFFDKWKAVADKSEGYSPMPSEDTEENKGILIEHPDREGLAASSDLAGLVPKKPLPAEKVTLEMHDVEISVLLKTLARAVNQNIIISEAVTGRSYVSIKNTPWDQVFMGLLDTNGLAYEWEGDIIRIVTTDDINRALELMDAEQNLVAGRKEHEIEMERLRSRAKMAEPLQTWVYHVKYADTENLRDNLEEFFQSSHAGPGAAEEGKSADSLLTGMSRTKSSTSGLRGAILVDLHTNSLVIQAGKSDLERMRAMVLELDKPTLQVLIQAHIVEANSNTALELGIQWGGLYNGGDTWITPGANSTGITGAKLSEGIDPTAGMAANFPAALSDGKGLTLGVISESIGNNIITAQLSALEKEVKLNILSSPSITTLDNQKAIIESGKDIPYQTVEDEDVQIEWKKAVIRLEVTPYIIDGKTLKMKILTNKDEVDFSDTVMGNPVIITKSAETSVVLFDGQTTVIGGLSKENVADGESGVPFLKNIPFLGYFFKGISKENVKEELLIFITPYILKEKS; encoded by the coding sequence ATGAAAAAATATTATATTTTTAAAAAGATATTATCGGGTTTGGCTGTTTTTTTTATATGTTCGGCTCTTTTTTCAGGATGCGCAGGAACCGGCAAAGAAAAAAACGATCTGTTTTTTGACAAATGGAAGGCTGTAGCAGACAAATCCGAAGGCTATTCACCCATGCCTTCAGAAGACACGGAAGAAAACAAGGGGATCCTGATAGAACATCCGGACCGGGAAGGACTCGCTGCAAGCAGTGATTTAGCCGGTTTAGTTCCTAAAAAGCCTCTTCCGGCAGAAAAGGTAACCCTTGAAATGCATGATGTGGAAATTTCGGTTCTGCTTAAAACCCTTGCCCGGGCGGTTAATCAGAATATCATAATAAGTGAAGCGGTTACCGGAAGGTCATATGTCAGCATCAAAAATACTCCCTGGGACCAGGTTTTTATGGGGCTTCTGGATACAAACGGTCTGGCGTATGAATGGGAAGGCGACATAATCCGGATTGTTACAACCGACGATATTAATCGTGCCCTGGAGCTTATGGACGCGGAGCAGAATCTGGTGGCCGGCCGCAAAGAGCATGAAATCGAGATGGAAAGATTACGGTCAAGGGCAAAAATGGCGGAACCTCTCCAGACCTGGGTTTATCATGTTAAATATGCCGATACGGAGAACCTGCGGGATAATCTGGAAGAATTTTTCCAAAGCAGCCATGCCGGCCCAGGGGCCGCGGAAGAAGGCAAAAGCGCTGATTCCCTGCTGACCGGGATGTCCCGGACCAAATCGTCGACTTCCGGGCTGAGAGGCGCTATCCTGGTGGATCTCCATACCAATTCCCTTGTGATCCAGGCCGGCAAGAGTGATCTGGAGAGAATGCGGGCCATGGTGCTTGAGCTTGACAAACCTACCCTTCAGGTCCTGATACAGGCCCATATTGTTGAAGCCAACAGCAATACCGCCCTGGAACTGGGAATCCAGTGGGGCGGCCTTTATAATGGTGGCGACACATGGATAACACCAGGAGCCAACAGTACCGGAATAACAGGCGCAAAATTGAGCGAAGGCATAGATCCGACTGCGGGAATGGCTGCTAATTTCCCGGCCGCTTTGAGCGACGGCAAGGGCCTGACACTCGGCGTTATCTCGGAAAGTATCGGCAACAATATTATTACCGCGCAGCTTTCGGCGCTCGAAAAGGAGGTCAAGCTCAACATCCTCTCCAGCCCGTCTATTACAACCCTTGATAACCAGAAAGCAATTATAGAGAGCGGCAAGGATATTCCCTATCAGACCGTTGAAGATGAAGATGTACAGATAGAGTGGAAAAAAGCTGTTATCAGGCTTGAGGTTACGCCCTATATTATCGACGGCAAGACATTGAAGATGAAGATCCTTACAAACAAGGATGAGGTCGATTTTTCAGATACGGTTATGGGTAATCCTGTTATAATCACCAAGAGCGCCGAGACCAGTGTGGTTCTTTTTGACGGACAGACAACCGTAATCGGAGGCTTGAGCAAGGAGAATGTTGCCGATGGTGAATCCGGGGTTCCTTTTTTGAAAAATATTCCGTTTCTTGGTTATTTTTTCAAGGGTATCAGCAAAGAGAATGTAAAGGAAGAGCTGCTTATTTTCATAACGCCGTATATTCTTAAAGAAAAATCGTAA